A region from the Aegilops tauschii subsp. strangulata cultivar AL8/78 chromosome 5, Aet v6.0, whole genome shotgun sequence genome encodes:
- the LOC109781738 gene encoding uncharacterized protein isoform X3, with the protein MGMGLEDLASYVESMLTEMAREKVGLLLGVSSEIQSMENKLRFLKDYFADADRRVIADESVRDWVAQLKQIMYGATDIIDLCQHEAMERGPSATRVVRRFTPLLFCIRNPSVAHDIGSRIKALNQRLDAIMERSAAFNFLSRRDMDHGGEVHTSHPYNFKTSGELDRSDVVGEKIEEATEALVAEIIKTRNEVNNDIAVVAIVGVCGIGKTTLAQKVFNDEAIQGEFDKKIWLSINKHFNKADLLRTAITQAGGDSCPTNDEMDMLVDILADALAGKKVLLVMDDVWYPTAWECVLKKPFFNAAARGSRVLITTRREDVARRMRAQHPCHRVDKLGPEDAWSLMKKQIMGNNTHETELDELKDIGLQIIANCGGLPLAIKVMGGVLSVRHVQRPDWMRVLNDFIPSCELPEVINHSVYLSYEDLAPCLKQCFLHYSLLPTNAVFYENDIVGMWISEGFIHGNSHDYWRDSEDLGSEYYRELILRNLIEPDARYTSQLVCNMNDVVRSFAQSICRDEALVAHNGDMYGYLSSRKFYQLSLESKELESDMLVWSLVQEQTSLRTLVSIGQIKLKPGDSLMAFPSPRTLHIESTNAAVLVESLCQLKHLRYLSVAHTDVSSLPENINTMKFLQHINLQGCESFEKLPDSIIKLEQLRYLNLNDTGINVIPRGFCILTNLSKLYGFPAYMDGNWCSLEELWPLSRLKEIELKGLDNVAAGLFAESASLYQMRLSYLKLECSTRVGGGGLVIEGRSVFQDEENQRIEAVFDELHPPQRLSTLVIQGYFGLQLPVWMRTEDRLECLVVLTMEDLACCTQLPCCLSQLPYLEVLKIQRAPAISCVGPEFLGVSEHHDQTAIMFPRLHELVFSGMVKWEEWVWEKQLNAMPALEELLVDNCKLRSFPPGLAFRARALRRLVVTAAQNLNSLDSFASVVELDVYFSPTLTSIANLHQLQKLTIIFCPKLEKLIGVPAIRRLVLEDYDMETLPRYLQDVGNLSLLQLDCSLELLTSIAMGQPGPEWKKYSHVKHVEAYAHDGDNQREWYVLYTKDPYKFETNINQRSSKLAGEDKLIGKEAEQLLGIDSSSDSAVFFTTTVSEDNSELVGIENPCQSIIKLLTHGDEEELKMVSICGTGGLGKTTVAHAVYRKIANEFKYNFFVDMPRNLDIKVIIGTICAEVGCPRPKFEECGVQQLVDRLKIFFEGKRYLIVFDGLWTTSVWDQILPALKDNRHGSRIIITTRNVSIAEHVGGLYRLPLLSCDDSNMLFFRRTLFGSKDDCPSQFRELSEKMLSRCGQLPLAITVITDLLPKDRVLEEWQKVCDSIERGNGMENIRRVLKHSYDDLPPDLQRCLLCLSIFPEGYEIGRDSLVQRWMAEDLIRGKHGQNLQELGESYFSELVNSNMIQPIEFDGSGRDLVYRVPVTTLDLIVDLSIRENFVTILPSLQRTDLPSEVQRLSLRGSNNKHELKAIKNIDQVSSLSLFNGAGLMQPLSKFQGLQVLHLQKCDSVKNEGDSVKNERDSVKNEGVSVKNEGDSVKNEDLNGLESLDKLRYLVLGSSHITEIPKMIGKLRHLQILDLTATRVKELPSSIGKLTKLRRLLINRSTEVPDKIIGKLEALEELVGIDISKSPNILQEIGTMPELRVLSIALWSWDEHHTTLLSQIICKLAMKKLRHLSICSCCLLDLKPDLKPDLQPVLQLEKLEIQGSIFEKLPTWINGLTHLRSLSIEIYSLENNALEVLGELELLFLSLVAKRTSGEKLVIMTNKFCTLETFLLFSRATAIEFEQGAMEKLQRLKLTLQASLTKTDHLGLDTLSSLEHVQVEIICISATDGDVKVAEAAIRSMIGNNPRKPRLEMKRIVEGYMEEDKKKESECEIEVEDEDQEALRMTKPEEQTVTAKKKKSRRARKKNKRHY; encoded by the exons ATGGGGATGGGCCTGGAGGATCTTGCATCCTACGTGGAAAGTATGCTCACGGAGATGGCACGGGAAAAGGTGGGGTTGCTGCTCGGTGTCTCGAGTGAGATCCAGAGCATGGAGAACAAGCTCAGGTTCCTCAAGGACTACTTCGCGGATGCCGACCGGCGGGTCATCGCAGATGAATCAGTTCGGGACTGGGTTGCACAACTCAAGCAGATCATGTATGGGGCAACCGACATCATTGACCTCTGCCAGCACGAGGCCATGGAAAGAGGTCCATCAGCAACTCGTGTCGTGCGGCGTTTTACTCCTTTGCTCTTCTGCATAAGGAATCCTTCGGTTGCCCACGACATTGGCAGCCGCATCAAGGCGTTGAACCAGAGGCTTGATGCAATCATGGAGCGTAGCGCTGCGTTCAACTTCCTAAGTCGTCGTGATATGGACCATGGAGGCGAGGTGCACACATCTCATCCATACAACTTCAAGACTTCAGGAGAGCTTGACCGGTCGGATGTGGTTGGGGAGAAGATCGAAGAAGCCACAGAGGCATTAGTGGCCGAAATCATAAAAACAAGAAACGAGGTCAACAACGACATCGCGGTGGTCGCCATCGTAGGAGTCTGTGGGATTGGCAAGACCACCCTTGCACAGAAGGTCTTCAACGACGAGGCCATCCAAGGCGAGTTCGACAAGAAGATATGGCTGAGCATCAACAAGCACTTCAATAAGGCTGACCTTCTGAGGACAGCAATCACTCAAGCCGGAGGTGACTCATGTCCCACAAATGATGAAATGGACATGCTCGTTGATATCCTTGCAGATGCCTTGGCAGGGAAGAAGGTCCTGCTGGTGATGGATGATGTTTGGTACCCCACAGCATGGGAGTGTGTGCTCAAAAAACCATTTTTCAATGCTGCCGCGCGAGGTAGTCGAGTGCTCATCACCACTAGAAGGGAAGATGTTGCCCGTCGTATGCGAGCCCAGCATCCGTGCCACCGTGTCGATAAATTAGGTCCGGAAGATGCGTGGTCACTGATGAAGAAACAG ATAATGGGCAATAACACACATGAGACAGAgcttgatgagctaaaggataTTGGATTGCAGATTATAGCAAATTGTGGTGGTTTGCCACTTGCTATTAAAGTGATGGGAGGAGTGTTGAGTGTGAGACATGTGCAACGGCCTGACTGGATGAGGGTTCTGAATGATTTTATTCCAAGTTGTGAACTGCCCGAGGTGATAAACCACTCAGTGTACTTAAGCTATGAAGATCTAGCTCCTTGTTTGAAGCAGTGCTTCCTGCACTACTCACTTCTCCCTACAAACGCAGTGTTCTATGAGAATGACATTGTTGGCATGTGGATcagcgaaggttttattcatggaAACTCACATGATTATTGGAGAGATTCAGAAGATTTAGGAAGTGAGTACTACAGGGAGCTTATACTGAGGAACCTTATAGAGCCGGATGCAAGGTACACTAGTCAACTGGTTTGCAACATGAATGACGTTGTTCGCTCATTTGCTCAATCCATTTGTAGGGATGAGGCACTAGTGGCTCACAATGGAGATATGTATGGTTATCTTAGTTCAAGAAAGTTCTATCAGTTGTCTCTAGAAAGCAAAGAATTGGAGTCAGATATGTTAGTCTGGAGTCTTGTACAAGAACAGACATCATTGCGAACGCTAGTATCAATTGGCCAGATAAAGCTTAAACCTGGTGATTCTTTGATGGCCTTTCCAAGTCCACGGACCCTACACATAGAATCCACAAATGCTGCTGTATTGGTTGAATCTTTGTGTCAACTTAAGCACCTGAGGTATTTGTCTGTAGCACACACTGATGTATCTAGTCTTCCAGAAAACATCAACACGATGAAATTCTTGCAGCATATTAACCTCCAGGGTTGTGAAAGTTTTGAGAAACTTCCTGATAGCATTATAAAGCTAGAGCAGCTGAGGTATCTAAACCTTAATGACACAGGTATAAATGTTATACCTCGGGGTTTTTGTATTCTAACAAATTTGAGTAAACTATATGGGTTTCCAGCCTACATGGATGGCAACTGGTGTAGTCTGGAAGAGTTGTGGCCTCTTTCCCGGTTAAAAGAAATTGAATTGAAGGGTTTGGACAATGTAGCTGCTGGTTTGTTTGCTGAAAGCGCCAGCCTTTATCAGATGCGTCTTAGCTACTTGAAGTTAGAGTGCAGCACCAGAGTGGGAGGTGGTGGGTTGGTTATAGAAGGAAGAAGTGTATTCCAGGATGAAGAAAACCAACGAATCGAGGCGGTGTTTGATGAGCTCCACCCACCACAGCGCCTAAGTACTCTTGTCATCCAAGGATACTTTGGTCTGCAGCTCCCAGTTTGGATGAGAACAGAGGACCGTCTTGAGTGCTTGGTTGTTCTGACGATGGAAGATTTGGCTTGCTGCACCCAGCTTCCATGTTGCTTGAGTCAGCTTCCCTATTTGGAGGTCCTTAAGATTCAACGAGCCCCAGCCATCAGCTGTGTGGGGCCTGAATTCTTAGGAGTCTCCGAACATCATGACCAGACGGCGATTATGTTTCCTCGTTTGCATGAACTGGTCTTCTCTGGAATGGTGAAGTGGGAGGAGTGGGTGTGGGAAAAACAGTTAAATGCCATGCCCGCCCTGGAGGAGCTTCTGGTCGATAACTGCAAACTGAGGAGCTTTCCTCCTGGCCTTGCCTTCCGTGCAAGGGCTTTGAGACGATTGGTCGTTACTGCGGCTCAAAACCTGAACTCTCTTGATAGTTTTGCTTCTGTTGTTGAGCTTGACGTGTATTTCAGTCCAACGCTGACAAGTATAGCTAATCTCCATCAACTGCAAAAGCTTACAATCATTTTCTGCCCGAAGCTCGAGAAATTGATTGGTGTTCCTGCAATCCGAAGACTAGTGCTGGAGGATTATGACATGGAAACACTCCCGAGATACCTTCAAGATGTAGGGAACCTGAGCCTTTTGCAGCTAGACTGCAGCCTAGAGCTTCTCACGTCCATAGCCATGGGGCAACCTGGACCAGAGTGGAAAAAGTACAGCCATGTCAAGCATGTCGAGGCATATGCGCATGATGGAGACAATCAAAGGGAATGGTATGTGTTATACACAAAAGATCCCTACAAATTCGAGACAAACATCAACCAACGCTCTTCCAAACTGGCAG GTGAAGACAAGCTTATTGGCAAAGAGGCAGAACAACTTCTTGGCATAGACAGCTCGAGTGACTCAGCAG TTTTTTTCACTACCACAGTCAGCGAAGATAACAGCGAACTTGTTGGAATTGAAAATCCATGTCAATCTATAATCAAATTGCTGACGCATGGTGATGAGGAAGAACTAAAAATGGTCTCCATTTGTGGAACTGGAGGTTTGGGTAAAACGACAGTTGCCCATGCAGTTTATAGGAAGATTGCAAATGAATTTAAATATAATTTTTTTGTTGACATGCCCCGTAATCTTGACATAAAAGTGATCATTGGAACCATATGTGCTGAAGTTGGTTGTCCTCGCCCCAAGTTTGAAGAATGTGGTGTTCAGCAACTAGTCGACCGACTCAAAATATTCTTTGAAGGGAAAAG GTACTTGATCGTTTTTGATGGCTTGTGGACCACATCAGTATGGGATCAAATTCTGCCTGCACTGAAAGATAATAGACATGGAAGTAGAATAATAATTACAACCCGGAATGTCAGTATTGCTGAACATGTTGGTGGCCTTTATCGTCTGCCACTTCTTTCTTGCGACGACTCGAACATGTTATTCTTCCGAAGAACATTATTTGGCAGTAAAGATgattgtccttctcaatttagaGAATTGTCTGAGAAAATGTTGAGTAGATGTGGACAGTTACCATTAGCCATCACTGTCATAACTGATTTGCTGCCTAAAGATAGGGTGTTGGAGGAATGGCAAAAGGTGTGTGATTCTATTGAAAGGGGTAACGGTATGGAGAATATCAGAAGAGTTCTAAAACACAGTTATGATGATCTACCTCCAGATCTCCAGAGATGCTTGTTGTGTCTAAGTATTTTCCCAGAGGGCTATGAGATTGGAAGAGATAGTTTGGTGCAGAGATGGATGGCTGAAGATTTAATACGTGGGAAGCATGGACAGAACTTACAGGAACTGGGTGAGAGTTATTTTTCTGAACTCGTAAATTCTAACATGATCCAACCAATAGAATTTGACGGTTCTGGAAGGGATCTGGTTTACCGTGTACCTGTAACAACTCTTGATCTTATTGTCGATTTGTCTATTCGCGAGAACTTTGTTACTATATTACCTAGCCTACAACGAACAGATCTCCCAAGTGAGGTACAACGATTATCTCTCCGAGGCAGCAATAATAAGCATGAGTTAAAAGCAATCAAGAACATTGACCAAGTGAGTTCACTCTCCCTCTTTAATGGTGCTGGTTTGATGCAGCCACTTTCAAAATTTCAAGGGCTGCAAGTGTTACATTTACAGAAATGTGATTCTGTGAAGAATGAAGGTGATTCTGTGAAGAATGAACGAGATTCTGTGAAGAATGAAGGTGTTTCTGTGAAGAATGAAGGAGATTCTGTGAAGAATGAAGATCTTAACGGTCTTGAGAGTTTGGACAAGCTGAGGTATCTTGTTCTAGGCAGCAGTCATATTACCGAGATCCCCAAAATGATCGGGAAACTACGCCATCTGCAGATACTGGATTTGACGGCAACTCGTGTAAAAGAGCTGCCATCAAGCATTGGTAAGCTTACAAAATTGCGGCGTCTGCTTATTAACAGATCCACAGAAGTACCAGATAAGATCATTGGGAAACTAGAAGCTCTAGAAGAACTGGTGGGCATTGATATCTCCAAGTCTCCAAATATTCTGCAAGAGATTGGTACCATGCCAGAACTGAGGGTGCTCAGCATTGCCTTGTGGTCGTGGGATGAGCATCATACCACACTTCTCTCCCAGATTATCTGCAAACTGGCTATGAAGAAACTCAGACATCTCTCTATCTGCTCTTGCTGTTTACTAGATTTGAAGCCAGATTTGAAGCCAGATCTGCAGCCGGTTCTCCAACTGGAAAAGCTTGAGATACAGGGCAGCATATTCGAGAAATTACCAACGTGGATTAACGGACTCACCCATCTCCGCTCCTTGTCCATCGAGATCTACTCCTTGGAAAATAATGCCCTTGAAGTACTTGGGGAATTAGAGCTTCTTTTCCTATCCCTTGTTGCAAAGAGGACCTCAGGAGAAAAGTTGGTGATTATGACAAATAAATTCTGTACCCTGGAAACTTTCCTTCTGTTCAGCCGTGCCACAGCAATCGAGTTTGAACAAGGAGCTATGGAGAAACTTCAAAGGCTTAAGTTAACGCTGCAGGCGTCACTGACAAAGACGGATCATCTTGGCCTGGATACTCTCTCTTCACTTGAGCACGTCCAAGTTGAAATTATCTGCATCAGTGCCACGGATGGGGATGTGAAGGTTGCTGAGGCTGCAATCCGGAGCATGATTGGAAATAACCCCCGTAAACCTAGACTTGAAATGAAAAGAATCGTGGAGGGATATATGGAAGAAGATAAAAAGAAAGAGTCAGAATGTGAAATCGAGGTAGAAGATGAAGATCAAGAAGCACTCCGTATGACAAAGCCGGAAGAACAGACCGTTAcagcaaagaagaagaagagcaggagggcaaggaagaagaacaagagGCATTACTA G